In Gigantopelta aegis isolate Gae_Host chromosome 6, Gae_host_genome, whole genome shotgun sequence, the following are encoded in one genomic region:
- the LOC121376087 gene encoding uncharacterized protein LOC121376087 translates to MLSRHVKHQHCLIFSVLRHIFKSQIKTIFTKRGPVKQFPTTDNLPRCTSALNGAMAKRKAPEGIFTNQLQTKMADIRVVKDSSPACCMEAVVKAEADDVKMEGQVASQALCKPAKSSVLQDPLSFNTDNNSSVSDIVDGQRLFNIEEVLPTVDPLSVSDSSTKMSASDTASDVHSSESLQPIFSCIKDSGNIAGRQQQHFSVKDTETNLPEHFSDKNLNSACEKGMVGTSKVVEKHLDNEKVVLQKRKAEACENTVITRAKSASNPSKLLKTGSIDKDTKHSMTTGHSKDTARIHNVSETKHTEYSKGTEYSKGSRYSTSTEYSKDTGYGKGAGYGKGTEYSKGAEYGKDKSTKCMEGKQQQTGMSVDPVEYDKADKVQSVLKKKTTNKSTRQNFYSNKMGASDSTKVPTDTTSKAEGSIASRQTVSAPSKSAAVISSKTAAGSVSKLKTPAASATKTEAVVAKKAFDESTSTYNTAASQAMTTSKSKCSSSNKAAAAAATNPGAGSVNIPPTKSKSRSRVKSAGADTAKGAKDSENLGAVSAKKPKRRADPKVKTGLTSAGLDVSAGNTLSSPSSVTGSTSRNEAVTTSETAGSKSLKCGSTTTSASHDAQSGCVAESDAKSKDEHIICTSKHATTKPEKAASRAVSTSEFKNSTSSEPSVLNSSNSSSLPSIQTNIHSGDHLVTKKKSKSSILPPKLLEEVKDTIRKNVTNVARQVLDLEDESGGSTLECAANLVQGSGSDLSEVGMVTMTDEKTVSTMAADDENFQMSLPFAQTEPDSDVDGVYDISSLFSDNFHHEYILSKRRAGKAAKKRTQKEERKKKKYLEEKGKVVDDEERKPIKAQPNYFIALQITNPQIKERLAAVQETILEKNERLEMIMVDIYTVHVTLMVMCIRSKDDMARAHLALNQCGSILKSTYESRLLELNLCGLGTFKNQVVFAKISPGPALEEMESIAESVRRLMNEHSVLETDKRPFNPHITLMKMSKANYWFRKNVAKHIDPDLYKDFLTEDFGCQEVTKLQLCSMARTSRSGYYQIEHVVYSGPHNHDNSTKTKRTLQKNDNTVAEKDLQEQSRKIVDFSLHAAVCRLKWESEETTDQPSQQEASASTGNDVSMVENEASEGEVETRKLDDGKAQITDRIEALGDAVAKSCLEEAFSEMKHQRDREIIVTENDNLCKTGEERLSHNMQSENDGCDQMKGQQELNMMEKQELKTVEKQELNTLKNNKS, encoded by the exons ATGTTGTCGAGACATGTAAAACATCAACATTGTCTGATCTTTTCTGTGCTCAGACACATTTTCAAAAGTCAGATTAAGACAATATTTACAAAGAGAGGACCAGTCAAACAATTCCCAACAACCGACAACCTACCAAGATGTACGTCTGCATTAAATGGAGCAATGGCCAAAAGAAAAGCACCTGAGGGAATCTTCACTAACCAACTTCAAACCAAGATGGCAGACATACGTGTGGTAAAAGACAGTTCTCCTGCATGTTGCATGGAAGCTGTGGTCAAGGCAGAGGCAGATGATGTGAAAATGGAAGGACAAGTGGCTAGTCAGGCATTGTGTAAACCTGCCAAATCTTCGGTGCTGCAGGATCCTTTGAGTTTTAACACTGACAATAATTCTAGTGTTTCAGACATCGTTGATGGTCAGAGGCTCTTTAACATTGAAGAGGTCCTTCCCACTGTTGATCCACTTTCCGTGAGTGATTCCAGTACCAAAATGTCTGCATCAGATACTGCTAGTGATGTTCATTCTTCTGAATCCTTGCAACCAATTTTTTCTTGTATAAAAGATTCAGGAAATATTGCAGGGAGACAGCAACAGCATTTCAGCGTGAAAGATACTGAAACAAATTTACCTGAACATTTTTCAGATAAAAATCTGAATTCAGCCTGTGAAAAAGGAATGGTGGGAACTTCCAAAGTTGTAGAAAAACATTTGGACAATGAGAAAGTAGTTTTACAAAAGAGAAAAGCTGAAGCTTGTGAGAACACTGTGATTACCAGAGCTAAATCTGCTTCCAATCCATCTAAACTACTTAAGACAGGAAGCATTGATAAGGATACTAAACACAGCATGACTACTGGACACAGCAAGGATACAGCAAGGATACACAATGTATCGGAAACAAAGCATACTGAATATAGCAAGGGTACAGAATACAGCAAGGGTTCTAGATACAGCACAAGTACTGAATATAGCAAAGATACAGGATATGGCAAAGGTGCTGGATATGGCAAAGGTACTGAATATAGCAAAGGTGCTGAATATGGCAAGGATAAATCTACAAAATGTATGGAAGGGAAACAACAACAGACTGGAATGTCTGTTGACCCTGTGGAATATGACAAAGCAGATAAAGTACAATctgttttgaagaaaaaaacaacaaacaaatctaCTAGACAAAATTTTTATTCTAACAAGATGGGTGCTTCAGATTCTACTAAGGTTCCTACTGATACCACTTCAAAAGCTGAAGGTAGCATTGCTTCAAGGCAAACAGTCTCTGCTCCGTCTAAGTCTGCAGCAGTAATTTCATCAAAGACTGCAGCTGGTTCTGTTTCAAAGCTGAAAACTCCTGCTGCATCTGCTACTAAGACTGAAGCTGTTGTTGCTAAGAAAGCATTTGATGAGTCTACATCAACTTACAATACTGCAGCATCACAGGCAATGACTACATCTAAGTCCAAGTGCAGTTCATCCAACAAAGCTGCAGCAGCGGCTGCTACAAACCCCGGAGCTGGGTCTGTCAACATACCCCCCACAAAATCGAAAAGCAGAAGTCGTGTCAAATCTGCAGGAGCTGATACTGCAAAAGGTGCTAAGGATTCTGAAAACCTAGGAGCTGTATCTGCTAAGAAACCCAAAAGGCGGGCTGATCCAAAAGTCAAAACTGGGCTTACATCTGCAGGACTGGATGTTTCTGCAGGAAATACGTTATCAAGTCCTAGTTCTGTGACTGGTTCTACTTCTAGAAATGAAGCTGTCACTACATCCGAGACTGCAGGAAGTAAATCACTCAAGTGTGGATCTACAACAACAAGTGCTTCACATGATGCTCAGTCTGGATGTGTTGCTGAATCAGATGCAAAATCTAAAGATGAGCACATAATATGCACTTCTAAACATGCCACTACCAAACCTGAAAAGGCTGCTTCAAGGGCTGTTTCTACTTCTGAATTTAAAAATTCTACATCTTCTGAACCCAGTGTTCTTAATTCTTCAAACTCCAGTTCTCTGCCATCCATACAGACAAATATACATTCAGGTGACCATTTagttacaaagaaaaaaagtaaatcaAGCATTTTGCCTCCTAAGCTTCTTGAAGAAGTAAAGGATACCATAAGAAAAAATGTTACAAATGTGGCCAGACAAGTCTTAGATTTGGAAGATGAATCTGGGGGGTCGACACTTGAGTGTGCAGCAAACCTGGTGCAGGGATCAGGGTCAGATTTATCAGAAGTTGGTATGGTAACCATGACAGATGAAAAGACAGTTAGCACAATGGCTGCAGATGATGAGAACTTCCAGATGTCTTTGCCTTTTGCCCAGACTGAACCGGATTCAGATGTTGATGGAGTTTATGACATTTCATCTTTGTTTTCAG ATAATTTTCATCATGAATATATTCTAAGTAAGCGAAGGGCAGGGAAGGCAGCTAAAAAGAGAACACAGAAGGAAGaacgaaagaagaagaaatatttgGAAGAGAAGGGCAAGGTTGTTGATGATGAAGAAAGAAAACCAATAAAAGCACAGCCCAATTACTTCATTGCTCTTCAGATAACAAATCCACAG ATCAAGGAAAGACTGGCAGCTGTTCAAGAAACGATACTGGAAAAGAATGAACGCCTCGAGATGATCATGGTTGACATTTACACCGTGCACGTTACCCTGATGGTGATGTGTATACGGTCAAAAGATGACATGGCCAG AGCACATCTTGCCTTGAACCAATGTGGCAGCATTCTGAAGTCGACATACGAGTCACGGTTACTGGAGCTGAATCTTTGTGGACTTGGCACGTTTAAGAATCAGGTTGTTTTTGCAAAGATCAGCCCAGGTCCTGCTCTAGAAGAAATGGAGAGCATTGCAG aaTCTGTTCGTCGACTAATGAATGAACATTCAGTGCTTGAGACAGACAAAAGACCATTCAACCCTCACATCACCCTCATGAAAATGTCAAAAGCCAATTACTGGTTCAGGAAGAACG TTGCCAAACACATTGATCCAGATTTGTATAAGGATTTCCTGACAGAAGATTTTGGATGCCAAGAAGTGACCAAACTGCAGCTCTGTTCCATGGCACGGACATCAAGATCAGGATATTACCAAATAGAACATGTGGTATA ttcAGGGCCACATAATCATGACAACAGCACAAAAACAAAGAGAACCCTCCAGAAGAATGACAACACTGTCGCGGAGAAAGACTTACAGGAACAGAGTAGGAAAATAGTCGACTTCAGTCTTCACGCAGCTGTCTGTCGGCTCAAATGGGAATCAGAGGAGACAACTGACCAACCGTCTCAGCAGGAGGCTAGTGCTAGTACAGGGAATGATGTCAGTATGGTGGAAAATGAAGCATCAGAAGGTGAAGTTGAAACCAGAAAACTGGATGATGGTAAAGCACAGATAACAGATAGGATCGAAGCTTTAGGAGATGCAGTGGCAAAGTCTTGCTTAGAGGAAGCATTTAGCGAGATGAAGCATCAACGAGATCGTGAAATTATAGTTACAGAAAATGACAACTTGTGTAAAACAGGTGAAGAGAGATTGTCTCACAACATGCAGTCTGAGAATGATGGATGTGATCAGATGAAAGGGCAACAAGAGTTAAATATGATGGAAAAACAAGAATTAAAGACAGTCGAAAAACAAGAgttaaatacattgaaaaataaCAAGAGTTAA